A single region of the Streptomyces sp. NBC_01262 genome encodes:
- a CDS encoding polysialyltransferase family glycosyltransferase, with protein MPLPSRTQIFMASTLYGAATLAAALDAGQFAPADRRLLLISNNAGIPETTPALDTMPGFEALRGRFDEVLSWNEAIAPLHPGGWQPRVEDVPLWERGLRLLWDLGDDNLELIVESIQVEPALALVIVFPSASVEVYADGLMSYGPTRNKLEPLVTTRINRLLHLDLVPGLRPLLLSEYGVESEVVPSEAFTKVLAELASSLQDEDASRLDELPEGAALLLGQYLSALDIISAKAEEELHVAILRGAVALGHRDVIFKPHPSAPAHWSQLLEREAAALGAKLTVLDAPVLAEVVYQRIRPAIVVGCFSTALLTASAFYGIPVARTGTGLLLDRLSPYQNSNRVPVTLVDALLPELTDPAAVTAWTAPGPDAVHRDLTPLLRAVGYCMQSLAYPHLREETVAYLAARLDATTWRYFKRRRLTALALPGALPAQLAFLPRSRTVRRVARRAKALRRSLG; from the coding sequence ATGCCCCTGCCCTCCCGTACGCAGATCTTCATGGCGTCCACTCTCTACGGCGCCGCCACGCTCGCCGCCGCCCTGGACGCGGGGCAGTTCGCCCCCGCGGACCGCCGGCTGCTGCTGATCAGCAACAACGCCGGCATCCCGGAGACCACCCCCGCCCTGGACACGATGCCCGGCTTCGAGGCCCTGCGCGGCCGCTTCGACGAGGTCCTGTCCTGGAACGAGGCCATCGCCCCGCTCCACCCGGGCGGCTGGCAGCCCCGCGTCGAGGACGTCCCCCTGTGGGAGCGCGGGCTGCGGCTCCTGTGGGACCTGGGCGACGACAACCTGGAGCTGATCGTGGAGTCCATCCAGGTCGAGCCCGCGCTCGCCCTGGTCATTGTCTTCCCGTCGGCGTCCGTCGAGGTCTACGCCGACGGCCTCATGTCGTACGGCCCGACCCGCAACAAGCTGGAGCCGCTCGTCACGACCCGGATCAACCGGCTGCTCCACCTGGACCTCGTCCCCGGGCTGCGCCCGCTGCTGCTCTCGGAGTACGGGGTCGAGTCCGAGGTCGTACCCTCCGAGGCCTTCACCAAGGTCCTGGCCGAACTGGCCTCCTCACTCCAGGACGAGGACGCCTCCCGCCTGGACGAACTGCCCGAGGGCGCGGCCCTGCTGCTCGGCCAGTACCTGTCGGCGCTGGACATCATCAGCGCCAAGGCGGAGGAAGAGCTGCACGTGGCCATACTGCGCGGCGCCGTCGCGCTCGGGCACCGGGACGTCATCTTCAAGCCGCACCCCTCGGCGCCCGCCCACTGGTCCCAGCTCCTGGAGCGGGAGGCCGCCGCCCTCGGCGCGAAGCTCACCGTCCTGGACGCCCCGGTCCTGGCCGAGGTCGTCTACCAGCGCATCCGGCCCGCCATCGTCGTCGGCTGCTTCTCCACCGCCCTGCTCACCGCCTCCGCCTTCTACGGCATCCCCGTCGCCCGCACCGGCACCGGGCTCCTCCTCGACCGCCTCTCCCCCTACCAGAACAGCAACCGCGTCCCCGTCACCCTCGTCGACGCCCTGCTCCCCGAGCTCACCGACCCCGCCGCCGTCACCGCCTGGACCGCGCCCGGCCCCGACGCCGTCCACCGCGACCTCACCCCGCTGCTGCGCGCCGTCGGCTACTGCATGCAGTCCCTGGCCTACCCGCACCTGCGCGAGGAGACCGTCGCCTACCTGGCCGCACGCCTCGACGCCACCACCTGGCGCTACTTCAAGCGCCGCCGCCTCACCGCCCTCGCCCTGCCGGGCGCGCTGCCTGCGCAGCTCGCGTTTCTGCCGCGCAGCCGCACCGTCCGCCGGGTCGCCCGCCGCGCCAAGGCGCTTCGGCGGTCGCTGGGCTGA
- a CDS encoding beta-N-acetylhexosaminidase encodes MVHLWTKLASVVGAVAVTTAVFVPEPSPASAAAMPAIPSIPAVRSFTPTAAGTWRPASGTRVVAPVGSAVEDEARLLSAELNVPYANGPARPGDISLSLQWVNDNPEAYELTSSAAGIAIRGTTDAGVFYGTRTLLQVLRARGGFPGGIVQDRPDRPQRGLMVDVGRKYFTPGWLRARIGELSYLKLNELHLHLSDNQGFRVESTTHPEIVSARHLSKADIRGLVAYAARRHVTVIPEIDSPGHLGAVLAAHPSLRLRTRLGVPVKGAIDISDPRSATLIDDLIKEYAPLFPGPYWHLGGDEYGALTVPDPQATFPKLAAYARGRFGPGGTVADAATAWLNDRSAVLRRYGKTTKAWNDGFFSSPRARPDADREVEYWSSNVQRGPLPETYLREGRRLVNLNSWYLYYVLGSPASFPYPSGRAIYERWTPAVVHRDRAVPAALAGADRILGGRLAIWCDHADAQTETQIAAGIRLPLRALAQKVWDPRTPALSWEDFKSLANAVG; translated from the coding sequence ATGGTGCATCTGTGGACGAAACTCGCATCCGTTGTCGGTGCGGTGGCGGTCACCACGGCCGTATTCGTACCCGAGCCCTCTCCCGCGTCCGCCGCGGCCATGCCGGCGATCCCGTCGATACCGGCCGTACGCTCCTTCACCCCCACCGCTGCGGGCACCTGGCGGCCCGCCTCCGGCACCCGCGTCGTCGCCCCCGTCGGCAGCGCCGTCGAGGACGAGGCGCGGCTGCTCTCCGCAGAGCTGAACGTTCCGTACGCCAACGGTCCCGCCCGGCCCGGGGACATCTCGCTTTCACTCCAATGGGTGAACGACAACCCGGAGGCCTACGAGCTGACCAGCTCCGCCGCCGGGATCGCCATCCGCGGCACCACCGACGCGGGCGTCTTCTACGGCACCCGCACCCTGCTCCAGGTGCTGCGCGCCCGTGGCGGCTTCCCCGGGGGCATCGTCCAGGACCGGCCCGACCGCCCGCAGCGGGGCCTGATGGTCGACGTCGGCCGCAAGTACTTCACGCCCGGCTGGCTGCGGGCGCGGATCGGTGAGCTGTCCTACCTCAAGCTCAACGAACTCCATCTGCACCTCAGCGACAACCAGGGCTTCCGCGTCGAGAGCACCACCCACCCCGAGATCGTCTCCGCCCGCCACCTCAGCAAGGCCGACATCCGCGGCCTCGTCGCCTACGCCGCCCGGCGGCACGTCACCGTCATCCCCGAGATCGACAGCCCCGGCCACCTGGGCGCCGTCCTCGCCGCACACCCCTCGCTCCGGTTGCGGACCCGCCTCGGGGTGCCCGTCAAAGGGGCCATCGACATCTCCGACCCCCGGTCCGCGACGCTCATCGACGACCTGATCAAGGAGTACGCCCCGCTCTTCCCCGGCCCGTACTGGCACCTCGGCGGCGACGAGTACGGCGCGCTGACCGTGCCCGACCCGCAGGCCACCTTCCCGAAGCTGGCGGCCTACGCCCGCGGCCGCTTCGGGCCGGGCGGCACGGTCGCCGACGCCGCCACCGCCTGGCTCAACGACCGCTCGGCGGTGCTGCGCCGCTACGGCAAGACGACGAAGGCATGGAACGACGGCTTCTTCAGCAGCCCCCGGGCCCGGCCCGACGCCGACCGCGAGGTCGAGTACTGGTCCAGCAACGTCCAGCGCGGCCCGCTGCCCGAGACCTATCTGAGGGAGGGACGGAGGTTGGTCAACCTCAACTCCTGGTACCTCTACTACGTCCTCGGCAGCCCGGCCAGCTTCCCCTATCCGAGCGGCCGCGCCATCTACGAGCGCTGGACCCCGGCCGTCGTACACCGCGACCGCGCCGTCCCCGCCGCCCTCGCCGGCGCCGACCGCATCCTCGGCGGCCGCCTCGCCATCTGGTGCGACCACGCCGACGCGCAGACCGAGACGCAGATCGCCGCCGGCATCCGGCTGCCCCTGCGCGCGCTCGCCCAGAAGGTCTGGGACCCCCGCACCCCGGCGCTGAGCTGGGAGGACTTCAAGTCCCTGGCGAACGCGGTCGGTTAG
- a CDS encoding L,D-transpeptidase family protein, translating into MARGSSSAQVRELQARLKQLGHFSPSPTGYYGSVTAASVRAFQAKHGLTVSGTVTKATWSKLRSLTRQPTHSAMYPATSRPVAKLDQRCLTGRVLCISKTSRTLSWVVDGKVIRSVDVRFGSQYTPTREGTFTIYFKSRHHVSTIYHTAMPYAMFFSGGQAVHYSADFAARGYAGASHGCVNVRDLSGISALFDQVRIGDKVVIYW; encoded by the coding sequence ATGGCCCGCGGCTCCAGCAGCGCCCAGGTCCGCGAGCTCCAGGCCCGCCTCAAGCAGCTCGGCCACTTCTCCCCCTCCCCCACCGGCTACTACGGCAGCGTGACCGCGGCCTCCGTCCGTGCCTTCCAGGCCAAGCACGGCCTCACCGTCTCCGGCACCGTCACCAAGGCCACCTGGAGCAAGCTCCGCTCCCTCACCAGGCAGCCGACGCACTCCGCCATGTACCCCGCCACCAGCCGCCCGGTCGCCAAGCTCGACCAGCGCTGCCTCACCGGACGCGTCCTGTGCATCAGCAAGACCAGCCGCACCCTGTCCTGGGTGGTGGACGGCAAGGTCATCAGGTCCGTGGACGTGCGCTTCGGCTCGCAGTACACGCCCACCCGCGAGGGCACCTTCACGATCTACTTCAAGAGCCGCCACCACGTCTCGACGATCTACCACACCGCCATGCCCTACGCGATGTTCTTCAGCGGCGGCCAGGCCGTCCACTACTCCGCCGACTTCGCCGCCCGCGGCTACGCCGGCGCCTCCCACGGCTGCGTCAACGTCCGGGACCTGAGCGGCATCTCCGCCCTGTTCGACCAGGTACGGATCGGCGACAAGGTCGTCATTTACTGGTGA
- a CDS encoding acyl-CoA mutase large subunit family protein has translation MARESESGLPIEQVYGPDALTGWDPAGRLGEPGAYPFTRGVYPSMYSGRPWTMRQYAGFGTATESNARYRQLIAHGTMGLSVAFDLPTQMGHDSDAPLAHGEVGKVGVAIDSVEDMKVLFDGIPLDKVSTSMTINAPAALLLLMYQLVAEEQGIAADKITGTVQNDVLKEYIARGTYIFPPKPSLRLTADIFEYCRTEMPKWNTISISGYHMAEAGASPVQEIAFTLADGIEYVRTAVAAGMDVDDFAPRLSFFFVSRTTLLEEVAKFRAARRIWARVMREQFGARDPRSQMLRFHTQTAGVQLTAQQPEVNLVRVALQGLAAVLGGTQSLHTNAFDEAIALPTDKSARLALRTQQVLAYETDVTATVDPFAGSYAVERLTDEVEAAAVDLMRRVEDLGGAVSAIERGFQKEEIERSAYRIQQETDSGERVVVGVNRFALEEEEPYDPLRVDPAIEAQQVERLAALRASRDQAAVDAALSAMRRAAEGTDVNVLHPMKDALRARATVGEVCGALREVWGTYVPADAF, from the coding sequence ATGGCACGTGAGTCCGAATCCGGGCTTCCGATCGAACAGGTCTACGGGCCGGATGCCCTGACGGGCTGGGATCCCGCCGGCAGGCTGGGCGAGCCCGGGGCTTATCCCTTCACCAGGGGCGTCTATCCGTCCATGTATTCCGGCCGCCCCTGGACCATGCGGCAGTACGCGGGCTTCGGCACCGCCACCGAGTCCAACGCCCGCTACCGGCAGCTCATCGCCCACGGGACGATGGGTCTGTCCGTCGCCTTTGACCTGCCGACTCAGATGGGCCACGACTCCGACGCCCCCCTCGCACACGGGGAGGTCGGCAAGGTGGGCGTCGCCATCGACTCGGTCGAGGACATGAAGGTGCTCTTCGACGGCATCCCGCTGGACAAGGTGTCCACGTCGATGACGATCAACGCGCCCGCCGCGCTGCTTCTGCTGATGTACCAACTGGTCGCCGAGGAGCAGGGGATCGCCGCCGACAAGATCACCGGCACGGTCCAGAACGATGTGCTGAAGGAATACATCGCGCGCGGTACGTATATCTTCCCGCCCAAGCCGAGCCTGCGGCTGACCGCCGATATCTTCGAATACTGCCGGACCGAGATGCCGAAGTGGAACACCATCTCGATTTCCGGCTACCACATGGCCGAGGCCGGTGCCTCTCCCGTTCAGGAGATCGCCTTTACCCTGGCGGACGGCATCGAATACGTTCGTACGGCCGTCGCGGCGGGTATGGACGTCGACGACTTCGCGCCCCGGTTGTCCTTTTTCTTCGTATCCCGTACGACGCTGCTCGAAGAGGTCGCCAAATTCCGCGCCGCCCGGCGGATCTGGGCGCGCGTCATGCGCGAGCAGTTCGGGGCCCGCGACCCCAGGTCCCAGATGCTGCGCTTTCACACCCAGACGGCGGGAGTCCAGCTCACCGCCCAGCAGCCGGAGGTCAACCTCGTGCGGGTGGCCCTCCAGGGACTGGCGGCGGTGCTGGGCGGCACGCAGTCCCTTCACACGAATGCCTTCGACGAGGCGATCGCCCTGCCCACGGACAAGTCCGCGCGGCTCGCGCTGCGCACGCAGCAGGTACTCGCCTACGAGACCGATGTCACCGCGACCGTCGACCCCTTCGCGGGCTCCTATGCCGTCGAGAGGCTGACCGACGAGGTCGAGGCCGCCGCTGTGGACCTCATGCGCAGGGTCGAGGATCTCGGCGGTGCGGTCAGCGCCATCGAACGGGGCTTCCAGAAGGAGGAGATCGAGCGCAGCGCGTACCGCATCCAGCAGGAGACCGACTCCGGTGAGCGGGTCGTCGTCGGCGTCAACCGCTTCGCGCTTGAGGAGGAGGAGCCGTACGACCCGCTCCGGGTCGACCCCGCCATCGAGGCCCAGCAGGTGGAGCGGCTCGCCGCGCTGCGCGCCTCGCGCGATCAGGCGGCGGTGGACGCGGCGCTGTCCGCCATGCGCAGGGCGGCCGAGGGCACGGACGTCAATGTCCTGCACCCGATGAAGGACGCGCTGCGCGCGCGGGCGACGGTCGGCGAGGTCTGTGGCGCGCTGCGGGAGGTGTGGGGCACCTACGTCCCGGCTGACGCGTTCTGA
- a CDS encoding 2-oxo-4-hydroxy-4-carboxy-5-ureidoimidazoline decarboxylase gives MNIRRYGGTTPQPSHSFLGVSRVPAVPVQPSTSHRPRPATPAPSRPVNRSPELSSDTPAVTAVSPHLPPQSRGEAGGADRPTGLISLNDAPPAAAEATFIGMCGSRRWALRMTAHRPYPDVDSLLAAADEAGYDLAPADLTEALAAEAAATAPLPPRGGLAAHTALRAAHAAYEARFGHVFVVALDGFHPDELLDQVLAGIRARLGNDPDEERATAADQLRKVTRGRLTRLAHG, from the coding sequence GTGAACATCCGTCGATACGGTGGCACGACCCCACAGCCATCCCATAGCTTTCTTGGTGTTTCCCGCGTCCCAGCCGTTCCCGTCCAGCCGTCCACGTCCCACCGTCCCCGTCCCGCCACCCCCGCTCCCAGCCGTCCCGTAAACAGGAGCCCTGAGCTGTCCAGCGACACCCCGGCCGTCACCGCCGTCAGCCCGCACCTTCCGCCGCAGTCCCGCGGCGAAGCAGGCGGAGCCGACCGGCCGACCGGCCTCATCAGTCTCAACGACGCCCCGCCGGCGGCCGCCGAGGCCACCTTCATCGGCATGTGCGGCAGCCGCCGCTGGGCCCTCCGGATGACGGCCCACCGCCCGTACCCGGACGTCGACTCCCTGCTGGCAGCCGCCGACGAGGCCGGGTACGATCTCGCCCCCGCCGACCTGACCGAGGCGCTGGCCGCCGAGGCCGCGGCGACCGCGCCGCTGCCGCCGCGCGGCGGACTGGCCGCGCACACCGCGCTGCGGGCCGCCCACGCCGCGTACGAGGCGCGCTTCGGGCATGTCTTCGTGGTGGCCCTGGACGGCTTCCACCCGGACGAGCTGCTCGACCAGGTACTGGCCGGCATCCGCGCCCGCCTCGGCAACGACCCCGACGAGGAGCGCGCCACGGCGGCGGACCAGCTCCGCAAGGTCACCCGTGGCCGGCTCACCCGGCTCGCCCACGGCTGA
- a CDS encoding RNA polymerase sigma factor has translation MDLATAVRAAQGGDEEAFRVLYRTVQPQLLQYVRTFVGAADAEDVASEAWLQIARDLPGFRDTGATDTGDAIRGWTARIARNRALDHLRAVGRRPIAAGGVEELIDRPGGQDTAEEAVAAVGTGRALAAIASLPRDQAEAVLLRVVMGLDSKSAADVLGKRPGAMRMATSRGLRRLAELLEYDGGVSSVTFSVSRTLEDMR, from the coding sequence GTGGATCTGGCGACCGCGGTACGCGCGGCGCAAGGGGGCGACGAGGAGGCCTTCCGGGTCTTGTACCGGACGGTGCAGCCACAGCTGCTGCAGTACGTACGCACCTTCGTCGGCGCGGCGGACGCCGAGGACGTGGCCTCCGAGGCCTGGCTTCAGATCGCCCGTGACCTGCCGGGCTTCCGGGACACCGGGGCCACGGACACCGGGGACGCGATACGCGGCTGGACCGCGCGGATAGCCCGCAACCGGGCGCTGGACCACCTGCGCGCAGTGGGCCGCCGGCCGATAGCCGCCGGCGGCGTCGAGGAACTGATCGACCGGCCCGGTGGACAGGACACGGCGGAGGAGGCGGTGGCCGCGGTCGGCACCGGCAGGGCGCTGGCGGCGATCGCGTCGCTGCCCAGGGACCAGGCGGAGGCGGTGCTGCTGCGGGTCGTGATGGGTCTGGACTCCAAGAGCGCGGCGGACGTGCTGGGCAAGCGGCCGGGGGCGATGCGGATGGCGACCAGCCGCGGACTGCGGCGGCTGGCTGAGCTGCTGGAATATGACGGAGGCGTGTCGAGTGTGACGTTTTCGGTGTCTCGAACGCTTGAGGACATGAGATGA
- a CDS encoding RNA polymerase sigma factor has product MKNEDELGAAVERAQGGDEAAFTVLYRLVDPLLLNYVRTIVGPGDAEDVTSEAWLEIARDLGRFRGDGAGFRGWAATIARHRALDHLRWQRSRPRATLLEQDILELPAAEDTAAEALERLSTRQALALIATLPPDQAEAVVLRVLVGLDAASAARVLGKRPGAVRTASYRGLKRLSRLLG; this is encoded by the coding sequence TTGAAAAACGAAGACGAGCTCGGTGCGGCGGTCGAGCGTGCCCAGGGCGGGGACGAGGCCGCCTTCACGGTGCTCTATCGGCTGGTGGACCCGTTGCTCCTCAACTACGTACGGACCATCGTCGGTCCGGGCGACGCGGAGGACGTGACGTCCGAGGCGTGGCTGGAGATCGCCCGTGACCTCGGCCGGTTCCGGGGCGACGGGGCCGGTTTCCGGGGCTGGGCGGCGACCATCGCGCGGCACCGGGCGCTGGACCACCTGCGCTGGCAGCGCTCGCGGCCCCGGGCGACCCTCCTGGAGCAGGACATCCTCGAACTGCCCGCGGCCGAGGACACCGCCGCCGAGGCACTGGAGCGGCTCTCCACCCGCCAGGCACTCGCGCTGATCGCCACCCTCCCCCCGGACCAGGCCGAGGCCGTGGTGCTGCGGGTCCTGGTCGGACTCGACGCCGCCTCGGCCGCCCGGGTCCTGGGCAAGCGGCCCGGCGCTGTCCGTACGGCCTCGTACCGTGGCCTGAAACGACTGTCCCGGCTCCTCGGCTGA
- the sdhC gene encoding succinate dehydrogenase, cytochrome b556 subunit → MPAGTLYRGREGMWSWVAHRVTGVLIFFFLFVHVLDTALVRVSPEDYDKVVNTYKQPIVSLLEYGLVAAILFHALNGLRVIAVDFWSKGPKYQKQMLWTVVGVWVVLMIGAIYPVLGHAARVLFGS, encoded by the coding sequence GTGCCGGCTGGAACGCTGTACCGCGGCCGGGAAGGCATGTGGTCATGGGTGGCTCATCGAGTCACCGGTGTCCTCATCTTCTTCTTCCTGTTCGTCCATGTCCTCGACACCGCGCTGGTCCGGGTCTCCCCCGAGGACTACGACAAGGTCGTCAACACCTACAAGCAGCCCATCGTCAGCCTGCTCGAATACGGGCTGGTCGCGGCGATCCTCTTCCACGCTCTGAACGGCCTGCGCGTCATCGCCGTGGACTTCTGGTCCAAGGGCCCGAAGTACCAGAAGCAGATGCTGTGGACCGTCGTCGGAGTCTGGGTCGTGCTGATGATCGGCGCGATCTACCCCGTCCTCGGCCACGCCGCACGAGTCCTGTTCGGGAGCTGA